CAGAGAATCTACTGAAAAATGCGAGTTTGCCCGTTAAGAGAGTTTTAGAGGTGTTTTTAGAGCAAAATAAATAGTCTATTTTACTGATTTTAAAATTAGAGTGCCTTAACTAGTAAGAATACGCTCGCGATATGAAACTAATAACGTCGTAAGTTTTAACATAATACTTGACATGATATAAGGTGTCAAACTATTACTATAAAACTTACAAATTTAATGCTACTTAAAAACATATGAACTTAAAGCACTTGATTGTCTACCGAAGGCAATAAGTGCTTTTTCGTTTTAGTATAGAAGCGAAAATCGTATAATAAATGATAAGTTTATATTCTATTTCAGCAAATAGGAACTATGAAAAGTGAAAAATAGATTCCAAAAAGCCCCAAATCCTTTGGGATTAGAGCAATCACGGGAAGAGACCTTGTTACCTGAAAAGCAGCTGTAGATGGTATAAAAACAGTCACCAGCAAAGTAAAAGAAGGCGTAAACTTTGTAGCCTCCACAGCAAAAGAAAAGGCTTTGCCAACAAAATCGGAAGCTTATGGAACAAAGGTGCCACAACCGTAAAAACAACCTTCTTATAAGGAAATCAAAAATTCCAGCATGCAATAAAAACAATAATGGAGTACAAATGGATTCCAGATGTGGGAAAAGCATATGAAATGGCAGGAGTAGGAATGGGCCGAGAGATGGGCCAACATTCTTTGAAAGATGCTTATCAGTATATGAAAAGTGCTGGGGAGAAGGTTGTTGGTACGGGTAATAGAGATGCTGATATTCCGCCAGCTTAGAAAGGATAACGTTTTTTAGTACTTAAGAGTATTAAAATCTCTTAAGCTGAGGGGCATGTATTTTATCAGTTATTCTTACATAGGTTTCGGATATTTCACATATTTGTCAATATATTTTCGTTTGATTTTTTAGTATTTTCAGTTATTATTTATTTGAAGACATTCTTCCAATAAAAAACATAGGGGTGATTATTTGAGGTATAGCAAAAAAACTTGTTGCTATTTCTATTCGGCGCTTATGTGGTAATGAAAAAACGAAAATAGTACTTCGAACCTATCCTCCCTACTAGGGGGAAAAGGAGCAACTATGTCATGAAGTACAAAAGAGATTTAAATAAATGTACTTTGAGAATGAAAATATGGAGATAAACTTTTGAAATTGGTAATTTTCACACCAAAGTAGCCTCTCATACTACGGATAGTTTATATTGTATAATATTTTTGATATAAATAAATCGATAAATCTGAATGTTTTTTTAAATGGAATTTATATTGGGTTATCTTCTTTACAAATTATAATTTTACATGTAAAAAAATGAAAAGGAGTAATAGGGGTCACCATACACATCCATCAACTTAAGAATCTTATAACGCCGAAGGCAAAAAAATGTACAATTTCACATGAAGTTGTCAATTTTCTTGTTTTGGGGGTATTTGTATTTCTTAGATTGATGGCGATGCGGCTGAACCCCAAAAACATTAGATTTAGCAGTAGAAAAAAGAGCTGGGCATGGGGCTGATAGGAGTTGTACACTATGAAAAACAAGATGTATGTATTTGTATTGGTGTGTTTAACTGTTGCAGTAACGGAACAAGTTATCTATTTTTTACTCGATCATAAAGATATTTTATCTATGTCATTTGTTATAAGGAGCTTTATAAGTTTTATTGTTGTACTAATCGTCGCATCTGCAATTAAGTTTTTATTTTTTTCTAGCAAAAAATAAAAACTCTATACAATATGTAATTTTTGTGAAAATCTATAATCTGTTTTTTATATTATTTATTTTTAAGCGTGTAGGTTACGGAAATGTTGAATCAAATTTAAAGGATTATTTAATAGTATTTTCTATGGTAGAAAGGAGTATAGCAACAAGGAAAGCACAGATCATAATGATTAGTGTATGAATATAAGAGTCAAGTAAATATGAAAATAAATCTCGGTCAGGTGATTGAATGCCAGCAATACTTACTTTATAAGTGATTGTAGTAGGGTGAAATAAAGAAGAGATAACGTTTAGTATGGAGTCTACATATTGGCTCATATTAAATTGTAATACTGGAGGAGGTTCCATTCCTTGAAAAGCCGGAGCTTGCTTTGATTTACCTAAAAACAATTGTGGCAAACAACAAATCGCAATAATTCCGATGATAATGAAAAGAGAACGAATGACAAAAAAACATCCATTTTTCAAAAGGGCCATAAAATTGTTTTCTCCTGACACTTTTAATTTATAAATATTTTCCATATATTTTGAGCAAATCCTTTTTTTCGACAAAAAAATTATTTCTCACTTGACAGTCACAAATATAACAGATATACTTCATAGTAATTTCAAAAGAAAATATATTTAGAATATTACAATGTGTTGAATAGGAGTAGTAAGGTCATGTGTTTGTACAGAGAGCTATGGGTTGGTGCGACATAGTCAAATAGCATCCTGAACTCGCCTAGGAGCAGTAAGGTAGAACAGAATCTAATTCTTAGTAAATCTTAACGATTAACCTTCGATATCAGGTTTGTAATCAAACGATTACTACTAAGGTGGATTCATAATGGAATCAATAAGGGTGGTACCGCGTTAAGTAAATGGCTTAGCGTCTCTTTATATAAAAAAGAGATGCTAGGCCATTTTTTATTATATATAGGAAGAAATGGAGGTTTTATTTGGATTGGTAAATAATATCTATCTATTTATATAAAATAATTTATTTGGAGGAAAAGAAGATGAAACAGACGGAGCAATGGACTTCGAAATTAGGTTTTATAATGGCAGCAGCAGGATCAGCAATTGGTCTTGGCGCAATATGGAAGTTTCCTTATATCGCTGGTGTAAGCGGGGGAGGAGCATTCTTTTTAATCTTTATATTATTCACTGTATTAATTGGACTACCGTTATTAATAGCTGAATTTATGATTGGACGCAGTACACAAAAACAAGCAATTGGAGCATTTAAAAGTATCGCACCAAATACAGGATGGCACTGGATTGGACGCCTTGGCGTTGGGACTTGTTTTATTTTACTTTCGTTTTACAGCGTTGTTGGTGGCTGGGTACTCATTTATTTATTCCGAGGAGTAACAGGACAACTTATGACTCCAGGGCAAAATTATGGCGCATTATTTACAGAAACAATTGGGAATCCAGTTTGGGCTATTATCGGTCATTTTGCATTTATGTTTATTACGATATGGGTTGTATCAAAAGGTGTACAAAATGGAATTGAAAAAGCAAGTAAATACATGTTACCAGCATTGTTTGTTCTATTTGTCGCTCTTATTATTCGTTCATTAACACTTGATCATGCGATGGAAGGCGTAAAGTTTTTCTTACAACCTGATTTCTCAAAAATTACTTCAGAAAGTATTTTATTCGCAATGGGTCAGTCGTTCTTTGCTATTAGTATTGGGATCTCTATTATGATTACGTATAGTTCTTATCTAAACAAAAAAGAAAGTTTACCAAAGTCAGCAGTAACGATTGTTGGATTGAACTTATTTGTCTCCTTATTTGCAGGACTTGCTATTTTTCCAGCAG
The DNA window shown above is from Bacillus clarus and carries:
- a CDS encoding sodium-dependent transporter, producing MKQTEQWTSKLGFIMAAAGSAIGLGAIWKFPYIAGVSGGGAFFLIFILFTVLIGLPLLIAEFMIGRSTQKQAIGAFKSIAPNTGWHWIGRLGVGTCFILLSFYSVVGGWVLIYLFRGVTGQLMTPGQNYGALFTETIGNPVWAIIGHFAFMFITIWVVSKGVQNGIEKASKYMLPALFVLFVALIIRSLTLDHAMEGVKFFLQPDFSKITSESILFAMGQSFFAISIGISIMITYSSYLNKKESLPKSAVTIVGLNLFVSLFAGLAIFPAVFSLGMEPTEGPGLLFIVLPSVFSQIPFGGFFLTVFLALFTFATLTSAFSLLETVVSAMANGEQERRKKLSWTVGFFIFLVGIPSALSFGVWSEITIFGKNIFDAVDFLSSNILMPLGALFISIFVSFKMEKKILEAEFFAGGSYGKAVFICWIFLLRFVAPIAIVIVFLNAIGII